The proteins below come from a single Lineus longissimus chromosome 5, tnLinLong1.2, whole genome shotgun sequence genomic window:
- the LOC135487430 gene encoding catalase-like — MANSRGKWAEQMNDFKKSQGNPEVMTNSTGSPIGNKLASMTVGPRGPMLIQDFTYTDEMAHFGRERIPERVVHAKGAGAFGYFECTHDITKYTKAKPFEHIGKRTPLGVRFSTVGGESGSADTARDPRGFSLKFYTEEGNWDLVGNNTPIFFIRDPILFPSFIHTQKRNPKTHCKDPDMFWDFISLRPETTHQVSFLFSDRGTPDGYRHMNGYGSHTFKFVNAKGEACYCKFHFKVDQGIKTLAAGKAAELAGSDPDYAMRDLYDAIEAGNPPSWTLKVQIMTFEEAEKFRWNPFDVTKIWPQGEFPLIPVGKMVLNRNPKNYFAEVEQIAFCPAHFIPGIEASPDKMLQGRLFSYVDTHRHRLGTNYLQIPVNCPYNTRVKNYQRDGPQCVTDNQGGAPNYYPNSFTGPQDDVKHLECPHHHAGEVKRYNTADDDNFSQVNTYWNKVLDAGAKSRLVENIAGHLKDAQEFIQKRAVHNFTQADPEYGRRIQAALDAHKKARSKSSL; from the exons ATGGCAAACAGCAGAGGGAAATGGGCAGAACAGATGAATGACTTCAAGAAGTCCCAGGGG AACCCAGAAGTCATGACTAACAGCACTGGGTCCCCAATCGGTAACAAGCTTGCCTCAATGACTGTTGGGCCTAGAGGACCGATGCTCATTCAAGACTTCACCTACACTGATGAGATGGCTCATTTTGGGCGTGAAAGGATCCCAGAAAGGGTTGTTCATGCAAAGGGTGCAG GAGCGTTTGGTTACTTTGAGTGCACCCATGATATCACCAAGTACACCAAGGCCAAACCTTTTGAACATATCGGGAAGAGAACACCTTTGGGTGTGCGCTTCTCCACAGTTG GTGGGGAAAGTGGTTCTGCTGACACGGCCCGTGATCCCAGAGGATTTTCACTCAAATTCTACACAGAGGAAGGAAACTGGGATCTTGTTGGAAATAATACTCCCATCTTCTTCATCAGGGATCCCATTCTG TTCCCTAGCTTCATCCACACTCAGAAGCGTAATCCCAAGACCCACTGTAAGGACCCAGATATGTTCTGGGACTTCATCAGCTTGCGTCCCGAAACCACTCACCAGGTGTCCTTCCTGTTCTCCGACCGTGGAACCCCTGATGGATACCGTCACATGAATGGATATGGAAGTCACACCTTCAAATTTGTCAATGCAAAGGGAGAAGCATGCTATTGTAAATTTCACTTCAAG GTTGACCAAGGAATTAAAACACTAGCAGCAGGCAAGGCTGCAGAACTGGCTGGATCTGACCCGGACTATGCGATGAGGGACCTGTATGATGCCATCGAGGCTGGGAATCCACCATCCTGGACCCTGAAAGTCCAGATCATGACATTTGAAGAAGCTGAGAAGTTCAGATGGAATCCTTTCGATGTGACAAAG ATTTGGCCTCAGGGCGAGTTCCCTCTGATTCCAGTTGGCAAGATGGTGTTGAACCGCAACCCCAAGAACTATTTTGCTGAGGTTGAACAAATTGCTTTCTGCCCAGCTCATTTTATCCCCGGGATAGAAGCAAGTCCTGACAAGATGTTACAG GGTCGTCTCTTTTCCTATGTTGACACCCATCGACACAGGCTTGGAACCAACTACCTGCAGATTCCAGTCAATTGTCCCTACAATACGCGTGTGAAGAATTATCAAAGGGATGGACCCCAGTGTGTCACTGATAATCAAG GTGGTGCCCCGAACTATTATCCCAATAGCTTCACCGGTCCCCAGGATGACGTGAAGCATTTGGAGTGCCCACACCACCATGCAGGAGAAGTCAAGAGATATAACACTGCCGATGATGACAACTTCTCCCAGGTCAACACTTATTGGAACAaa GTTCTTGATGCTGGGGCCAAGTCCCGCCTGGTTGAGAATATTGCTGGCCACCTGAAGGATGCCCAGGAGTTTATCCAGAAGAGAGCAGTGCACAACTTCACCCAGGCTGATCCAGAATATGGTCGGAGGATTCAGGCTGCTCTTGATGCCCACAAGAAGGCCCGGTCAAAG TCCTCTCTATAA